The genomic region GCGCCTCCGCCCAAACCTCCGCCCCGGCCATGAGAATATCACAAACGGGATCCTTCACATCATAGTAGGCGTCCTCATCATCGGGATGATAGCGCGCCAATTGCCGTTTGACCTCCGCGTAGCCGCCCGCCGCCAAAGGGTTAGCGCGCAAGTAATCGCGAAAGAGAAGCGCATATCGCTGATTGGGATTTCCCGCGACACGAATATGAACATTGGCGCGGCGTCGACCGGGCTTGCTTCGAAAAAACAGCTTCACCCATGCCTCGGGCAACGTATCCGCGCCTTGAGGAAGATGATCTCCGGTAATATGCTCCAGGTAAACATATTCCAGCGCCTGGAACGCGTCGACGATCCTCTCCACCGGTTCCAGCGCCGCCACGGAAATCTGCGCGTCAATCACATCCTTGGCCGGCAGCCCGGGAACCGACGTGGAGCCGATATGGTCGAGCCGCAGGGCGACGTGTCCCAAAGCGTCCCGTATTGGCTGAGCAATCGCCTGAAACTCGTCCGGCCAACGATCTGTGTAAGGAACGATTTCGATCTTCATGCCAACACTTTACCACATGCCCAGCACGCAAGAAAGCCCTTGAGGATTACATCCTCAAGGGCTTTCTTGTTTCTGTTTCATCACTGTTCGTGATTGATTATTAATCACTGTTCGTGATTGATGTTTTAATCTGGCGGCGTCCTATTTTCCCGGGCAGTTGCCCACCAAGTATCTTCGGCGCAGGAGAGCTTAACTTCCGTGTTCGGAATGGGAACGGGTGGACCCCTCCGCCATAGCCACCAGAAATCTGTAGAGATCGAGTTAGGATCTCAAATTGTATGTCTTCTGTTCTTAGACAACTTCATATTGCGCTTTGTATTGGATAAACAACGTACTATTTCTATAATAGCATTTGTGAATGTGTTTATTGTAGTTTATTTGATCAAGCCCTCGACCGATTAGTACTGCTTAGCTGAACACCTCGCGGCGCTTACACTTGCAGCCTATCAACCCGGTAGTCTACCGGGGGTCTTACCAGCTTATGCTGTGGGAAGTCTTATCTTGAGGTGTACTTCGTACTTAGATGCTTTCAGCACTTATCACAACCAGACGTAGCTACCCAGCGTATGCTCCTGGCGGAACAACTGGTACACCAGAGGTCTGTCCATCCCGGTCCTCTCGTACTAGGGACAGCTCCCCTCAAACTTCCTGCGCCCGCAACGGATAGAGACCGAACTGTCTCACGACGTTCTGAACCCAGCTCGCGTACCGCTTTAATGGGCGAACAGCCCAACCCTTGGGACCTAATCCAGCCCCAGGATGCGACGAGCCGACATCGAGGTGCCAAACCTTGCCGTCGC from Capsulimonas corticalis harbors:
- a CDS encoding GrpB family protein — protein: MKIEIVPYTDRWPDEFQAIAQPIRDALGHVALRLDHIGSTSVPGLPAKDVIDAQISVAALEPVERIVDAFQALEYVYLEHITGDHLPQGADTLPEAWVKLFFRSKPGRRRANVHIRVAGNPNQRYALLFRDYLRANPLAAGGYAEVKRQLARYHPDDEDAYYDVKDPVCDILMAGAEVWAEAQGWEIGLSDA